CGGTACGCTGATTGCGACCAAGCAGGATAACCCGCTGGTTATCGGCGTTGGCGAAGGCGAAAACTTCATCGCTTCCGATATTCCCGCTATCATTCAGCGCACCCGCCGCACTTACATCCTGAACGATGGTGAACTGGCTGTTATCACGAAGGACAGCATCAAGATTTCCAACCGTCAGGGTGAACCTGTGACCAAGAAGATTTTCGAGGTCAACTGGAATGCTGAAGCTGCGGAAAAGGGCGGCTATGAGCACTTCATGCTCAAGGAAATCCATGAACAGCCGAAGGCTGTCCGTGACACCATGAGCCAGCGTATCGCCAAAGACGGCAAGACCATTGTGATGGATGAGCTGAAATGGGACGCTGACTATCTCAATTCCTTTAACAAGATTTATATCGTGGCCTGCGGCACGGCTTATCATGCCGGCATGGTGGGCAAATACTATATCGAAAAACTGGCGCGTACGGTTGTAGAAGTAGATGTTGCTTCTGAATTCCGTTATCGTGAACCGATTGTGGATGAAAACACGCTGTTCATCGCTGTTTCTCAGTCTGGTGAAACCAGTGATACGCTGGCCGCTATGAAAGAATCCAAGCGCCTCGGCGCTAAGACGCTGGCCATCACCAACGTGGTTGGTTCGTCCATCGCCCGTGAAGCTGACCAGGTGCTCTACACTTGGGCTGGTCCGGAAATCGCCGTAGCTTCCACGAAGGCTTACACGACGCAGATTGTGCTGTTCTTCATGTTGGCTCTCTACATGGCCGAAATCAAGAAGACGGTTGCTCCGGAACGTGTAGCTGAACTCATTGCTCAGCTGCAGAAAATTCCTGCACAGATTAGCGAAACGCTGTCCGATGTGGAACCGCTGAAGACCTTTGCAAAGCGCTATGGATTCAATGATGATGTGTTCTACATTGGCCGCGGTCTGGACTACCATGTAGCTCTGGAAGGTTCCCTGAAACTCAAGGAAATCTCCTATATTCATGCCGAAGCTTATGCAGCTGGCGAACTCAAGCACGGCACGCTGGCTCTGATTGTGGAAGGCGTTCCCGTTATCGCTCTGGCTACGCAGAAGAGCGTTTACGAAAAGACCCTGTCCAATATCAAGGAAGTCAAGGCGCGTGATGCAGTCGTTATCGGTATCGCTACCGAAGGCGACGAGGAACTGGAAAAATATGTTGACCATGTGATGAAGGTTCCTGAAACGGATGAACTCGTTATTCCGATTCTGACCGTTGTTCCCTTGCAGCTCTTGGCATATTATGCAGCTATCACTCGTGGCTGCGATGTGGATAAACCGCGTAACTTGGCTAAGTCCGTAACAGTTGAATAATTTTCAGCCCAATTAAGGGACTGTGCTAATTTGCTAAAGAAATCCGTTGACGCAAATGTCAACGGATTTTTTGTAGTTTATGGTTTATATTGAAGTTGCATTGAAGTTGAAAAAGAAGTTATATTGAAGTATAATTGAAGTAGTTCAATTAGCGAGGTGATACAGGTATGTTTATAGAAGAGCTGACGGGTAGCGTAAAGCTGGAGGATAGCCAGACAGAATATAAAGGGAAATTAAACCGGGATGATGTTGTGGGCTGGTTAAAGTCCATAGCTGGTTTTGCCAATGCTGCTGGCGGCGATATGTATTTAGGGGTTGAAGACAAGACACATAAGCTTATAGGCTATGAACGGATGGCGGCTGACAAGGAGAGAAACTACTTTAATAATCAGGTTAATGAGCATTTGGTTCCCCGTCCGCCTATGAAAATTGAGTTTCTGCGTTATGAAGTAAAGGACAAGGAACGTTTTGTGGTTCATATAAGGGTAGAAACATCCCCTACACGGCCTGTTATCCTTAAATATCAAAATATTCCTGCCATATATATGAGGCGTGATGGCTTTACGAATGGTGCTACTTATGAAGAAATTATAGAAATGAGCATAGCCAGTCAAAATGCCCAGTTTGATAGTTTACTATCAGACGTTCAGTATAAGCGAGAGGATTTTGGGACGCTGTTGGACTTTTATGCGCAGCATAATGGCGGTAAGACATATACGGATAAAGCGTTACGCTCGTTGGGCTTCTTTGATGAAAATGGTATGCTGACCAATGGTGCCACGTTATTTGCCGATGGCTATGATGGGGCTAAGACAGCAGTAACTTGTTCTGTGTTTTCTGGCTTCAATAAGGGGAGTCAGCGCATTGTGACGGTGAACCGTTTTCAAGGCAACATCATCCAGACCATCCAAAATATCTGTGATTTTGTTTATCAACGCATGAATCATTCGCTGTTAAAGACCAATACTGGGCGTATCAATATAGATGCCTACCCCCAGCGTGCTGTGTTTGAAGGTGTGATAAACGCCGTAGCACATAGAGATTATTTCCTTGATGGTACACAGATACAAGTTGATATGTTCCGTGACAGGCTGGAAATATCATCGCCGGGAAGTTTCTACCGTGGGGCTGAAATTGGTGTAACTTATGATTTATCAAACATTATCTCTAAGCGCAGAAATGAAATTATTTGTGCCATATTAGTGGCCTGTAATGTCATGGAGGCAGCAGGGACGGGGTTTGATAAGATTGTAGAGGAATATGCAACAGCAGATGAACGGCACAAACCTTACATCTCTTCTACGTCAGATCACTTCACATTGGTTCTGCCTGACTTGACCTATAATGAGGGACTGGAACGTGGCAGTGCTATGAGTCTGTCATATCCCCCAGTGTCGCAAGGAACTGAGCATGATGATAAGGTGTTGAGTTACTGTTACAATCAAGCTCGTAATGCTGCCAATATTGCTGCTCATTTGGGAATTAGCAATTCCAGCTACTTGCGCAGCAAGGTACTAAATAACTTAACAGAACAGGGCTATTTGCTGGTAAGCCGTCAATCGAGGACGAAGTTCTATAAAACGAATAGTGATATGGTTGCGCTAGGGTGACGGACATAAGAATAGGTTAGCGCCAAAGGCATGCTGGACATTGTGCAGAAGCGAAAGGATAAGGGACGACAATAAGCCAGCAAACTGATCGGAGCTAGTGCGAAAGTTCCAATGCAGGAAAATAGCTTCCGTCAGCGAATCAATTAGAATGTGCGGATATTCTCGGCTAACGATGTACAAAAGGCTAAAAAGCTCAGATGTTAAGGCTGGAGCTATAGTGAATTTATGGGGTGAGAAAATGAGCGTTGATAATGACCTGAAATTTTTTACAAATGAGCCGGAGCGTGACTTGTATAGCCGGTTTTGCAATATTCTGAAGGGACATACCCAGTTTTTTGATATATTGGTGGGCTACTTCCGTACCAGCGGTTTCTTCAAGTTGTATCCGGCTATGCAGGACTTGGAGAAGATTCGTATATTGGTAGGGCTGAACGTAGATGCCAGGACTGTCCAAATCATCGAGCAATCGAAACAGGGCAATTTATTTGGAGGCGTGACCATCAAGGAGGCAACGGAGAAGTTTTCAGAGGCCGTAGTTGATGAGTTTGCGGATGCAGAACCTTCCATGCCTGTGGAGCAGGGTGTGCGTACCTTTATAGAATGGCTGAAATCCGGCAAAATAGAGATGCGAATGTACCCTGACGAGCCTATTCATGCCAAGGTCTATATACTTCGTAAAGACCCCGAACACGTGCCAGACCAGTTCGGCAGCGTCATTACAGGCTCCAGCAACTTCTCTATGGC
The Selenomonas ruminantium AC2024 DNA segment above includes these coding regions:
- the glmS gene encoding glutamine--fructose-6-phosphate transaminase (isomerizing) gives rise to the protein MCGIVGYVGDKEAASFLLEGLAKLEYRGYDSAGIAVFDGAKIGVEKSVGRLAALRDKLKGHELKGTMGIGHTRWATHGRPSDVNSHPHTDCSGDFVVVHNGIIENYLTLKEELIENGHSFKSETDTEVVAHLIEEVYNGDFVASVREVLRRVEGSYSLVFMSSKHPGTLIATKQDNPLVIGVGEGENFIASDIPAIIQRTRRTYILNDGELAVITKDSIKISNRQGEPVTKKIFEVNWNAEAAEKGGYEHFMLKEIHEQPKAVRDTMSQRIAKDGKTIVMDELKWDADYLNSFNKIYIVACGTAYHAGMVGKYYIEKLARTVVEVDVASEFRYREPIVDENTLFIAVSQSGETSDTLAAMKESKRLGAKTLAITNVVGSSIAREADQVLYTWAGPEIAVASTKAYTTQIVLFFMLALYMAEIKKTVAPERVAELIAQLQKIPAQISETLSDVEPLKTFAKRYGFNDDVFYIGRGLDYHVALEGSLKLKEISYIHAEAYAAGELKHGTLALIVEGVPVIALATQKSVYEKTLSNIKEVKARDAVVIGIATEGDEELEKYVDHVMKVPETDELVIPILTVVPLQLLAYYAAITRGCDVDKPRNLAKSVTVE
- a CDS encoding ATP-binding protein; amino-acid sequence: MFIEELTGSVKLEDSQTEYKGKLNRDDVVGWLKSIAGFANAAGGDMYLGVEDKTHKLIGYERMAADKERNYFNNQVNEHLVPRPPMKIEFLRYEVKDKERFVVHIRVETSPTRPVILKYQNIPAIYMRRDGFTNGATYEEIIEMSIASQNAQFDSLLSDVQYKREDFGTLLDFYAQHNGGKTYTDKALRSLGFFDENGMLTNGATLFADGYDGAKTAVTCSVFSGFNKGSQRIVTVNRFQGNIIQTIQNICDFVYQRMNHSLLKTNTGRINIDAYPQRAVFEGVINAVAHRDYFLDGTQIQVDMFRDRLEISSPGSFYRGAEIGVTYDLSNIISKRRNEIICAILVACNVMEAAGTGFDKIVEEYATADERHKPYISSTSDHFTLVLPDLTYNEGLERGSAMSLSYPPVSQGTEHDDKVLSYCYNQARNAANIAAHLGISNSSYLRSKVLNNLTEQGYLLVSRQSRTKFYKTNSDMVALG